In Ilumatobacter fluminis, the following proteins share a genomic window:
- a CDS encoding helix-turn-helix domain-containing protein, translating to MSQTTDHRSELAEFLRARRDAVTPEQVGLPRGASRRRTPGLRREEVAMLAGVSLTWYTWLEQGRRINASDDVLAAIGRALKLDDAGIEHLLAIAQPSAAPVEAPQEAPTALVRLIEALDPAPAYVLGPRWEFLAWNAAQARLYPRIVELDGVERNLLWVLFGDPATRELIVDWDIHARQALAEFRAGTSTLRGDPGFAELVDRLHGVSDDFARWWREHDVSGFETRIRRFHHPAAGELTFEYQQLAPLEWPSLRVNCQLPVPGDDSAERLAVRHYLV from the coding sequence ATGAGTCAGACGACCGATCACCGCAGCGAACTCGCGGAGTTCCTGCGCGCTCGGCGTGACGCGGTCACCCCCGAGCAGGTCGGTCTGCCGCGAGGAGCGTCGCGGCGGCGCACGCCCGGCCTCCGGCGCGAAGAGGTGGCGATGCTCGCCGGTGTCTCACTCACGTGGTACACGTGGCTCGAGCAGGGGCGACGCATCAACGCCTCTGACGACGTGCTCGCCGCGATCGGTCGAGCTCTCAAGCTCGACGACGCCGGCATCGAGCACCTCCTGGCGATCGCGCAGCCCTCCGCCGCACCGGTCGAGGCACCCCAGGAGGCGCCGACGGCACTGGTCCGACTGATCGAGGCGCTCGACCCGGCACCCGCCTACGTGCTCGGACCGCGCTGGGAGTTCCTCGCGTGGAACGCAGCGCAGGCCCGCCTGTACCCGCGTATCGTCGAACTCGACGGCGTCGAGCGCAACCTGCTGTGGGTGCTGTTCGGCGACCCGGCGACGCGGGAGCTGATCGTCGACTGGGACATCCACGCCCGACAAGCACTCGCCGAGTTCCGTGCCGGCACCTCGACCCTGCGCGGCGACCCCGGCTTCGCCGAGCTCGTCGACCGGCTCCACGGCGTGAGTGACGACTTCGCCCGCTGGTGGCGCGAACACGACGTGTCCGGCTTCGAGACACGGATCCGACGGTTCCACCACCCGGCGGCGGGTGAGTTGACCTTCGAGTACCAGCAGTTGGCCCCGCTGGAGTGGCCGAGCCTGCGGGTGAACTGCCAGCTACCGGTGCCCGGCGACGACAGTGCCGAGCGGCTCGCCGTCCGGCACTATCTCGTCTGA
- a CDS encoding CocE/NonD family hydrolase, producing the protein MRRTAIVIAFASVVAACSGGDVTSTPVDTGPEPSAFIPPSSTTAPDANDGDAGNGGDGNGDDGEVLPTVPPAPTTRPAPTTLPPSPEVRATFSVSPGIEQVTVRGAEPDTLLTLVDRDGSTLAAFPTDANGALIFRDLDGGTIVRVRDEASVSSEVKVIGFGDTPTPSFYAEQRLPTDGLGYITTRDGTTLSASVWLPGEPGDGPYPTVVEYSGYTPSDPGSTGFPDLFNALGYAYVGVNMRGTGCSGGSFRYFEHAQSTDGYDAIEVVAAQPWALGGRVGMVGVSYPGISQLFVARTQPPSLAAITPFSVIADSYASTLYPGGILNTGFAVPWSEAREADAEPEGQAWAAARIAAGDDTCTDNQLLRLQNVDQTAVILDNPFWTEATSGEVAPRTFVDEITVPTFVAGAWQDEQTGGHFATMLDGFTGTDAFYASLTNGLHTESIGPAVFPRFVEFLDLYVAERVPSLDGARTVAPLLAAGIFGTDAATLPDGDRFAGMTYDEALTAFEAEPPIEVLFEEGAADGLPPLTPLPRYSAGFDAWPIPDAQATAWYLSGDGVSGGVLASEPTDAEPASTTYLALPEAIPQTFYEGSSSSIWTVDVTYDWQESGPGTYAGWLTEPLAEDVAVIGSGSVDLFLQSNLGDTDVEVTLTEVRPDGQELYVQSGWLRASHRALDEAASTELRPVATHLEADAAPLPDGEFELVRVEILPVGHVFRAGSQLRLVVDAPGGNRAVWAFDTTIAQGEQVTIGHDTITPSRLVLPVVDGIDAPDPAPACDSLRGQPCRTYRAP; encoded by the coding sequence ATGCGGCGCACCGCCATCGTCATCGCATTCGCCTCCGTCGTCGCCGCGTGTAGCGGCGGCGACGTCACCAGCACCCCGGTCGACACCGGACCGGAGCCGTCGGCGTTCATCCCACCCAGCAGCACGACTGCACCGGACGCGAACGACGGTGACGCCGGCAACGGTGGCGACGGGAACGGGGACGACGGCGAGGTGCTCCCGACGGTGCCGCCCGCGCCGACGACCCGACCCGCACCGACGACGTTGCCGCCGTCGCCCGAGGTCAGGGCGACGTTCTCGGTGTCGCCGGGCATCGAGCAGGTGACCGTGCGCGGCGCCGAGCCCGACACCCTGCTCACCCTCGTCGATCGGGACGGATCGACGCTCGCCGCTTTTCCGACCGACGCCAACGGAGCGCTGATCTTCCGTGACCTCGACGGCGGAACGATCGTGCGCGTTCGCGACGAGGCGTCGGTCTCGTCGGAGGTCAAGGTGATCGGGTTCGGCGACACCCCGACGCCGTCGTTCTACGCCGAACAGCGCCTGCCGACCGACGGGCTCGGCTACATCACCACCCGTGACGGCACGACGCTGTCGGCGAGCGTGTGGCTCCCGGGCGAACCGGGCGACGGGCCGTACCCGACCGTGGTCGAATACTCCGGCTACACGCCGAGCGACCCCGGATCGACGGGCTTCCCCGACCTGTTCAACGCGCTCGGGTACGCCTACGTCGGTGTCAACATGCGCGGCACCGGATGCTCCGGCGGCTCGTTCCGCTACTTCGAACACGCCCAGAGCACCGACGGGTACGACGCGATCGAGGTCGTCGCCGCCCAACCGTGGGCGCTCGGCGGCCGGGTCGGCATGGTCGGGGTGTCGTATCCCGGCATCAGCCAGCTGTTCGTCGCCCGAACGCAACCGCCGAGCCTCGCGGCGATCACCCCGTTCAGCGTCATCGCCGACAGCTACGCCTCGACCCTGTACCCGGGCGGCATCCTCAACACCGGCTTCGCCGTCCCGTGGAGCGAGGCCCGTGAGGCCGACGCCGAACCCGAAGGCCAGGCCTGGGCCGCCGCCCGCATCGCCGCGGGTGACGACACGTGCACCGACAACCAGCTGCTCCGGCTCCAGAACGTCGACCAGACGGCCGTGATCCTCGACAACCCGTTCTGGACCGAAGCGACCTCCGGCGAGGTCGCGCCCCGGACGTTCGTCGACGAGATCACCGTGCCGACGTTCGTCGCCGGGGCGTGGCAGGACGAGCAGACCGGCGGTCACTTCGCCACCATGCTCGACGGCTTCACCGGCACCGACGCCTTCTACGCCTCGCTGACGAACGGCCTCCACACCGAGTCGATCGGACCGGCGGTCTTCCCCCGGTTCGTCGAGTTCCTCGACCTGTACGTCGCCGAGCGGGTCCCGTCGCTCGACGGCGCCCGAACGGTCGCGCCGCTGCTCGCCGCCGGCATCTTCGGGACCGACGCCGCCACGTTGCCCGATGGCGATCGCTTCGCCGGGATGACGTACGACGAGGCGCTGACCGCGTTCGAGGCCGAGCCCCCGATCGAGGTGTTGTTCGAGGAGGGTGCGGCCGACGGTCTGCCGCCGCTCACACCGCTCCCCCGCTACTCGGCCGGGTTCGACGCCTGGCCGATCCCGGACGCCCAGGCGACGGCGTGGTACCTGTCGGGTGACGGCGTGTCCGGTGGCGTGCTCGCGAGCGAGCCGACCGACGCCGAGCCGGCATCGACCACGTACCTGGCGCTGCCCGAGGCCATTCCGCAGACGTTCTACGAGGGGTCGAGCTCGAGTATCTGGACGGTCGACGTCACCTATGACTGGCAGGAGTCGGGCCCCGGCACGTACGCCGGCTGGCTCACCGAACCGCTCGCCGAGGACGTCGCCGTGATCGGTTCGGGGTCGGTCGACCTCTTCCTCCAGTCGAACCTGGGCGACACCGACGTCGAGGTGACCCTCACCGAGGTTCGCCCCGATGGTCAGGAGCTGTACGTGCAGAGCGGTTGGCTGCGGGCCTCGCATCGCGCCCTCGACGAGGCTGCGTCGACCGAGCTGCGGCCGGTCGCCACCCACCTCGAGGCCGACGCGGCGCCGTTGCCCGACGGCGAGTTCGAACTCGTCCGGGTCGAGATCCTGCCGGTCGGGCACGTCTTCCGCGCCGGTTCGCAGCTGCGGCTCGTCGTCGACGCACCCGGCGGCAACCGCGCCGTCTGGGCGTTCGACACCACGATCGCCCAGGGCGAGCAGGTCACCATCGGTCACGACACGATCACCCCGTCTCGGCTCGTCCTCCCGGTCGTCGATGGCATCGACGCACCCGATCCGGCGCCGGCCTGCGATTCGCTCCGCGGCCAACCGTGCCGCACCTACCGCGCCCCGTGA
- a CDS encoding carbohydrate kinase family protein, with product MIVVVGEALIDLVIDPDGSVEAAAGGAPFNTARGVGRLGGDVAFAGALGTDRFGTMLARRLADDGVDTSTAPRVDLPTTLAAAELDEHGAASYRFYFAGTTAPALDAPPTTTGDVLFAGGLGLVLEPMADTVAATVAGFDGMTMVDVNCRPHIIPDRQRYVDRVRDILLHTDVVKVSDDDLDYLVPGAAPLDAARGLLERGPKVVLLTAGADGAHVVTGSGERRVPSMPVDVVDTVGAGDSFGAGFLVAWADGGDLTAFDDLDRLADAAAFGARVAAIVCTRRGADPPTRPEVVG from the coding sequence GTGATCGTCGTCGTCGGAGAAGCACTGATCGACCTCGTGATCGACCCGGACGGGTCGGTGGAGGCAGCGGCCGGCGGCGCCCCGTTCAACACCGCACGTGGGGTGGGGCGTCTCGGTGGCGACGTCGCGTTCGCCGGCGCGCTCGGGACCGACCGGTTCGGGACGATGCTGGCACGTCGTCTCGCCGACGACGGGGTCGACACGTCGACCGCTCCACGGGTCGACCTGCCGACGACGCTCGCCGCCGCCGAACTCGACGAACACGGCGCGGCGTCGTACCGCTTCTACTTCGCCGGCACCACGGCCCCGGCACTCGACGCGCCGCCGACGACGACGGGCGACGTCCTGTTCGCCGGCGGTCTCGGTCTCGTCCTCGAACCCATGGCCGACACGGTCGCGGCGACGGTCGCCGGTTTCGACGGGATGACGATGGTCGACGTCAACTGTCGGCCGCACATCATCCCCGATCGTCAGCGGTACGTCGATCGGGTTCGAGACATCCTGCTCCACACCGACGTCGTGAAGGTGAGCGACGACGACCTCGATTATCTCGTCCCGGGTGCGGCGCCGCTCGATGCCGCTCGCGGCCTGCTCGAGCGGGGGCCGAAGGTGGTGCTGCTCACCGCCGGAGCGGACGGCGCCCACGTCGTGACCGGATCAGGCGAGCGGCGCGTGCCGTCGATGCCGGTCGACGTCGTCGACACCGTCGGTGCGGGCGACTCGTTCGGGGCCGGGTTCCTGGTCGCGTGGGCCGACGGCGGCGACCTGACGGCGTTCGACGATCTCGACCGCCTGGCCGATGCCGCCGCGTTCGGCGCCCGCGTCGCGGCGATCGTCTGTACCCGCCGCGGTGCCGACCCGCCGACCCGCCCGGAAGTCGTCGGTTGA
- a CDS encoding indolepyruvate ferredoxin oxidoreductase family protein, with protein sequence MTDTARPDVSAYELADRYRRQDGRVFVSGLQAIARLPLDQLLIDRAAGLNTAAFISGYQGSPVGAYGDEVDRAIRAVPDLPIVNQRGVNEELGATAVMGSQLAVTLDDCKYDGVLGIWYGKAPGLDRASDAIRHGVFAGAAPKGGVVAVVGDDPSAKSSTLPTSSDATLHDLHMPVLYPGDAQEALDLSRHAVAVSRASGIWAGLKVVTAVADGTGTIDVHPERVTPIIPEWEVDGKPYVPQPNGRLITPYTLEMEQEFHEVRTQIAREYAVLNRLNRATVYSGDDWVGIAASGHTYHELREALRLIGLDTDDDLRAAGIRLAQLMMPLPLDRHDVRRFAQGLSDVIVVEEKNPTLELLVRDALYDVPDRPRVWGKIDEEGRSLLPYNGLLDATTIVPALRHHLSKRIADRLAPEPPPERQRDLIPLTVNRAPFYCSGCPHNRSTRTESGTLVGGGIGCHGMIALMDPERVGDMVGLTCMGNEGTQWIGMQPFVERDHLIQNLGDGTFFHSGSLAIRASVAAGTDITYKLLHNGTVAMTGGQDAAGAVDVPEIATMLKAEGVRRIIVTSDAPERFDGVTFPAGVEVWDRVRFDEAQTTLAAVKGTTVLIHDQGCAAEKRRARSRGLIAKPGFRVVINERICEGCGDCGDKSNCLSVQPIDTPYGRKTAIHQTSCNFDMTCLEGDCPAFATVSVDPDARPEAREIPAAPTEFPTPTWLVDPDEFSLRLSGIGGTGVVTVSQIIGTAAMLDGFHVRGLDQTGLSQKAGTVTSDVRVSRIAPASSNHVVPGGVDCYLSFDLLSGAGDKHLEGASPDRTVVVGSIDAVPTGEMVVDPGGKPFPSFDVLRRRLDQSSRAEHNRYVDAGAVTGGLFGSTATANIFVLGVAAQLGALPIAPEHVERAIELNGVAVDTNIASFRYGRQWVVDPDGVEAIAGITTPRVETLDQLIDRLADDLADWGDRGDARRFRKQIDRVRSAERRIDEHSTVLTEAAARHLHKLMAYKDEYEVARLALLDESQARYRAVGGADTRVTYHLHPPMLRAMGMQKKLKFDKTGAPSFKALRAMKRLRGTKLDPFGYAEVRKVERAMIPEFEAALDTIVAGLDATNLDEAVAIASLPDQVRGYEDIKLRRAEAYRVELAARVAAFG encoded by the coding sequence GTGACCGATACCGCACGACCGGACGTGTCCGCCTACGAGCTCGCCGACCGGTACCGCCGACAAGACGGCCGGGTCTTCGTCTCGGGACTCCAGGCGATCGCCCGTCTGCCACTCGACCAGCTGTTGATCGACCGGGCTGCCGGGCTGAACACCGCTGCGTTCATCAGCGGCTATCAGGGATCACCGGTCGGCGCCTACGGCGACGAGGTCGACCGGGCGATCAGGGCCGTGCCCGATCTGCCGATCGTCAACCAACGCGGCGTGAACGAAGAGCTCGGCGCGACGGCGGTGATGGGCAGCCAGCTCGCCGTCACCCTCGACGACTGCAAGTACGACGGCGTGCTCGGCATCTGGTACGGCAAGGCGCCCGGCCTCGACCGGGCGAGTGATGCGATCCGACACGGCGTGTTCGCCGGTGCCGCACCCAAGGGTGGCGTCGTCGCCGTGGTCGGCGACGATCCGAGTGCCAAGTCGTCGACCCTGCCGACGTCGAGCGACGCGACGTTGCACGACCTCCACATGCCGGTGCTGTACCCCGGTGACGCCCAGGAAGCGCTCGATCTCAGCCGTCACGCCGTCGCCGTGTCGCGGGCGTCGGGGATCTGGGCCGGACTGAAGGTGGTGACGGCGGTCGCCGACGGCACCGGCACGATCGACGTGCACCCCGAGCGCGTGACGCCGATCATCCCGGAATGGGAAGTCGACGGGAAGCCCTACGTGCCGCAGCCCAACGGCCGACTGATCACGCCGTACACGTTGGAGATGGAGCAGGAGTTCCACGAGGTTCGCACCCAGATCGCACGCGAGTACGCCGTGCTGAACCGGCTCAACCGGGCGACCGTCTACTCCGGCGACGACTGGGTCGGCATCGCGGCGTCCGGCCACACCTACCACGAACTGCGCGAGGCGCTCCGGCTGATCGGCCTCGACACCGACGACGACCTGCGCGCCGCGGGCATCCGGCTCGCGCAGCTGATGATGCCGCTCCCGCTCGACCGCCACGACGTGCGACGCTTCGCCCAGGGGCTGAGCGACGTGATCGTCGTCGAGGAGAAGAACCCGACCCTCGAACTCCTCGTCCGCGACGCCCTCTACGACGTCCCGGACCGGCCGCGCGTCTGGGGCAAGATCGACGAGGAGGGTCGCTCCCTGCTCCCCTACAACGGCCTACTCGACGCCACCACGATCGTCCCGGCGCTGCGCCACCACCTGTCGAAGCGGATCGCCGACCGACTCGCGCCCGAGCCGCCACCCGAACGCCAGCGCGACCTCATCCCACTCACCGTCAACCGTGCGCCGTTCTACTGCTCGGGGTGCCCGCACAACCGCAGCACCCGAACCGAGTCGGGCACCCTGGTCGGCGGCGGGATCGGCTGCCACGGCATGATCGCGTTGATGGACCCCGAGCGGGTCGGCGACATGGTCGGCCTGACCTGCATGGGCAACGAGGGCACCCAGTGGATCGGCATGCAGCCGTTCGTCGAACGCGACCACCTGATCCAGAACCTCGGCGACGGCACGTTCTTCCACTCCGGCTCGCTGGCGATCCGGGCATCGGTCGCTGCCGGCACCGACATCACCTACAAGCTGTTGCACAACGGCACCGTGGCGATGACCGGCGGCCAGGACGCAGCCGGCGCCGTCGACGTCCCCGAGATCGCGACGATGCTGAAGGCCGAGGGTGTCCGACGCATCATCGTGACCTCCGACGCCCCCGAGCGTTTCGACGGCGTCACGTTCCCCGCCGGCGTCGAGGTGTGGGACCGGGTCCGGTTCGACGAGGCCCAGACCACGCTCGCCGCGGTGAAGGGCACGACGGTCCTGATCCACGACCAGGGATGCGCGGCGGAGAAGCGGCGAGCCCGCAGCCGCGGCCTGATCGCCAAGCCGGGGTTCCGGGTCGTCATCAACGAGCGCATCTGCGAGGGTTGTGGCGACTGTGGCGACAAGTCGAACTGCTTGTCGGTCCAGCCGATCGACACCCCGTACGGCCGCAAGACCGCGATCCACCAGACCAGCTGCAACTTCGACATGACGTGCCTCGAGGGCGATTGCCCGGCGTTCGCGACCGTGAGCGTCGACCCCGACGCCCGACCCGAGGCGCGCGAGATCCCCGCCGCGCCGACCGAGTTCCCGACCCCGACGTGGTTGGTCGACCCGGACGAGTTCTCGCTCCGCCTCTCCGGTATCGGTGGCACCGGCGTGGTCACGGTCAGCCAGATCATCGGCACCGCGGCGATGCTCGACGGCTTCCACGTCCGCGGCCTCGACCAGACCGGCCTCTCCCAGAAGGCCGGCACGGTCACGAGCGACGTCCGGGTGTCGCGGATCGCGCCGGCGTCGTCGAATCACGTCGTGCCGGGCGGGGTCGACTGCTACCTGTCGTTCGACCTGCTGTCGGGCGCCGGCGACAAGCATCTCGAAGGTGCCAGCCCCGACCGGACGGTCGTCGTCGGTTCGATCGACGCGGTCCCGACGGGCGAGATGGTCGTCGACCCGGGCGGCAAGCCGTTCCCGTCGTTCGACGTGTTGCGACGCCGCCTCGACCAGTCGTCACGGGCCGAACACAACCGCTACGTCGACGCCGGTGCCGTCACCGGCGGCCTGTTCGGGAGCACCGCCACCGCCAACATCTTCGTACTCGGCGTGGCCGCTCAACTCGGTGCACTCCCGATCGCACCCGAGCACGTCGAACGGGCGATCGAACTCAACGGCGTCGCCGTCGACACCAACATCGCCTCGTTCCGGTACGGACGCCAGTGGGTCGTCGACCCCGACGGTGTCGAGGCGATCGCCGGCATCACGACGCCTCGCGTCGAGACGCTCGACCAGCTCATCGACCGGCTGGCCGACGATCTCGCCGACTGGGGCGACCGCGGCGACGCCCGGCGGTTCCGGAAACAGATCGATCGGGTTCGCAGCGCCGAGCGACGCATCGACGAACACTCGACCGTCCTCACCGAGGCCGCCGCGCGCCACCTCCACAAGCTGATGGCGTACAAGGACGAGTACGAGGTCGCCCGCCTGGCACTGCTCGACGAGTCGCAGGCCCGTTACCGGGCCGTCGGTGGCGCCGACACGCGGGTCACCTACCATCTGCATCCGCCGATGCTGCGCGCGATGGGCATGCAGAAGAAGCTGAAGTTCGACAAGACCGGCGCCCCGTCGTTCAAGGCGCTCCGGGCGATGAAGCGACTCCGTGGCACCAAGCTCGACCCCTTCGGCTACGCCGAGGTCCGCAAGGTCGAGCGGGCGATGATCCCCGAGTTCGAGGCCGCGCTCGACACCATCGTCGCCGGGCTCGACGCCACCAACCTCGACGAGGCGGTGGCGATCGCCTCCCTCCCCGATCAGGTTCGCGGCTACGAGGACATCAAGCTCCGGCGCGCCGAGGCGTACCGGGTCGAGCTGGCGGCCCGCGTCGCCGCCTTCGGCTGA
- a CDS encoding GNAT family N-acetyltransferase yields the protein MHNEDTDTVEALIVAADHPSLAGDIDEFLTRLQVERRYFGPTASSRPKPTRALLASLRQRGGFRMAVFVEAQVVGLARIDGAGELFLAVAPEYRNEGLGTELGRAMVERARQLHYTRLVMRSSHRSGAIRRVGDELGCMVVDGHHGRTEFILDLLPSEVSA from the coding sequence ATGCACAACGAGGACACCGACACCGTCGAGGCCCTGATCGTCGCGGCCGACCATCCATCACTGGCCGGCGACATCGACGAGTTCCTCACCCGCTTGCAGGTCGAGCGTCGCTACTTCGGCCCGACCGCGAGCAGCCGTCCCAAGCCGACGCGGGCGTTGCTCGCGTCGCTCCGCCAGCGCGGCGGGTTCCGGATGGCGGTCTTCGTCGAAGCGCAGGTCGTCGGGTTGGCCCGCATCGACGGTGCCGGCGAACTCTTCCTCGCCGTCGCGCCCGAGTACCGCAACGAGGGCCTGGGCACCGAGCTCGGCCGGGCGATGGTCGAGCGGGCGCGGCAGCTGCACTACACCCGTCTCGTGATGCGGTCGTCACACCGGTCGGGCGCGATCCGGCGGGTCGGTGACGAACTGGGGTGCATGGTCGTGGACGGCCATCACGGCCGGACCGAGTTCATCCTCGATCTGCTGCCGTCCGAGGTCTCCGCCTGA
- a CDS encoding M20 family metallopeptidase encodes MAAVAELEVLVDDVRRLVEVESPSLDVDACTASAENLAALIEERTGRAASLIDSPVGPHVHWSGGGEPSVLILGHHDTVFPLGALAERPFRHADGKLTGPGVFDMKAGIVQAIHAVAELDDASGVEMLFTADEEVGSAASRDLLEERAQACGNVLVLEPSGDGGAIKTGRKGAGTFEVVVHGRASHAGLDPDAGINSLIEAAHQVLVIASIGDAAAGTTVTPTVAKAGTADNVVPAETRVRVDVRVTGPEEKDRVEAAMAALTPVDERATIEVLGRIGRPPMPESASATLFPLAQQADPGVVGVAVGGASDGNFTAALGVPTLDGLGAVGGGAHADHEWVDASTLPARVALLRGILERIPAP; translated from the coding sequence GTGGCCGCCGTGGCAGAACTCGAAGTCCTGGTCGACGACGTCCGACGTCTGGTGGAGGTGGAGTCACCGTCGCTCGACGTCGACGCCTGCACGGCGTCGGCGGAGAACCTCGCGGCGCTGATCGAGGAGCGCACCGGTCGAGCGGCGTCGTTGATCGACAGTCCGGTCGGTCCGCACGTGCACTGGTCGGGCGGCGGCGAGCCGTCGGTGCTGATCCTCGGTCACCACGACACGGTGTTCCCGCTGGGTGCTCTGGCCGAGCGTCCGTTCCGTCACGCCGACGGCAAACTCACGGGTCCCGGCGTGTTCGACATGAAGGCGGGCATCGTGCAGGCGATCCATGCCGTCGCCGAACTCGACGACGCGTCGGGCGTGGAGATGCTGTTCACCGCCGACGAGGAGGTCGGCTCCGCTGCGTCACGTGACCTGCTCGAGGAGCGGGCACAGGCGTGCGGCAACGTGCTCGTGCTCGAACCGAGCGGCGACGGTGGCGCCATCAAGACCGGCCGCAAGGGCGCCGGCACCTTCGAAGTCGTCGTGCACGGCCGTGCGTCGCATGCCGGGCTCGACCCCGATGCCGGGATCAACTCCCTGATCGAGGCGGCACACCAGGTGCTCGTGATCGCCTCGATCGGCGACGCCGCGGCCGGCACCACGGTCACGCCGACCGTCGCGAAGGCCGGCACCGCCGACAACGTCGTGCCCGCCGAGACCCGCGTCCGCGTCGACGTGCGCGTCACCGGGCCGGAGGAGAAGGACCGCGTCGAGGCGGCGATGGCGGCGCTCACCCCGGTCGACGAGCGTGCCACGATCGAGGTGCTCGGCCGGATCGGGCGCCCACCGATGCCGGAGTCGGCGTCGGCCACCCTCTTCCCGCTCGCGCAGCAAGCCGATCCCGGTGTGGTCGGCGTCGCCGTCGGTGGGGCGAGCGACGGCAACTTCACCGCTGCGCTCGGCGTCCCGACGCTCGACGGCCTCGGGGCCGTCGGCGGCGGCGCCCACGCCGATCACGAGTGGGTCGACGCATCGACGCTGCCGGCTCGCGTGGCGCTGCTGCGCGGGATCCTGGAGCGGATCCCGGCGCCGTGA
- a CDS encoding metal-dependent transcriptional regulator, which yields MPAAGEHHPAFEEYCECIFELAEDDLDVIQARIADRLQVSRPAVSEMIRRLEGEGLITNEGKISLTPKGLELAQQVVRRHRLAERFLTDVLQLSWAEAHHEAGKWEHVISENVEVAMNRLLGDPTTCPHGNPIPGSDYVELDLSPLSDHPVGERFTVKRIPEELEFTPGLLEFLEQSSLRPGSCGVVTAASPDGTLTVDIDGQGVVGVGSFASERILVS from the coding sequence ATGCCTGCGGCTGGTGAGCACCACCCGGCGTTCGAAGAGTACTGCGAGTGCATCTTCGAACTCGCTGAGGACGACCTCGACGTGATCCAGGCGCGGATCGCCGACCGACTGCAAGTCAGCCGGCCTGCGGTCAGCGAGATGATCCGACGCCTCGAGGGTGAGGGTCTGATCACGAACGAGGGCAAGATCTCGCTCACGCCGAAGGGCCTCGAGCTCGCGCAGCAGGTCGTGCGACGACACCGGCTCGCCGAGCGCTTCCTGACCGACGTGTTGCAGCTGTCGTGGGCCGAGGCGCACCACGAGGCGGGCAAGTGGGAACACGTGATCAGCGAGAACGTCGAGGTGGCGATGAACCGCCTGCTCGGCGATCCGACGACGTGTCCGCACGGCAACCCGATCCCGGGGAGTGACTATGTCGAACTCGATCTGTCACCGCTGTCCGACCACCCGGTCGGTGAGCGGTTCACGGTCAAGCGCATCCCCGAAGAGCTCGAGTTCACACCCGGGTTGCTCGAGTTCCTCGAGCAGTCGTCGCTGCGTCCCGGCAGCTGCGGTGTCGTGACGGCGGCGTCACCCGACGGCACGTTGACGGTCGACATCGACGGTCAGGGCGTCGTCGGGGTCGGCTCCTTCGCCAGCGAACGCATCCTCGTCTCCTGA
- a CDS encoding NADPH:quinone oxidoreductase family protein — protein sequence MKAVVCHAFGAPEDLTVDELDDPVAGEGELVIDVKAAAVTFPDTLMLEDKYQFHPTPPYIPGAEGAGVVSEVGPGVDGWQVGDRVVGGLGTTGAYAEKMVIPALAAKRLPDGVDFEVVTGLNYAYGTTLYGLKYRGELQPGETMLVTGAGGAVGLSAVEIGKLMGARVIAAASSEEKLELCRQRGADETINYATENLKDRAKELTNGNGVDVVYDCVGGDKAELALRAIGWEGRFLVIGFTAGIPAIPLNLALLKSCQIIGVFYGAMTMREPDKNAAISQQLIDWVASGDLAPHVSERFPLDRAGEAMRALMDRKALGKLVVTP from the coding sequence ATGAAGGCTGTGGTGTGTCATGCGTTCGGGGCTCCTGAGGATCTGACGGTCGACGAGCTCGACGATCCGGTGGCGGGCGAGGGCGAACTCGTCATCGACGTGAAGGCGGCGGCGGTCACGTTCCCCGACACCTTGATGCTCGAGGACAAGTACCAGTTCCACCCGACGCCGCCGTACATCCCCGGCGCCGAGGGTGCGGGCGTGGTGTCCGAGGTGGGCCCCGGGGTCGACGGCTGGCAGGTCGGTGACCGGGTCGTCGGCGGCCTCGGCACGACCGGTGCGTACGCCGAGAAGATGGTGATCCCCGCCCTCGCCGCGAAGCGCCTCCCCGACGGGGTCGACTTCGAGGTCGTCACCGGCCTCAACTACGCCTACGGCACCACGCTCTACGGCCTGAAATATCGCGGCGAACTGCAGCCCGGCGAGACGATGCTCGTCACCGGTGCCGGCGGCGCCGTCGGCCTGTCGGCGGTCGAGATCGGCAAGCTGATGGGTGCCCGCGTGATCGCCGCGGCGTCGAGCGAGGAGAAGCTCGAGCTGTGCCGCCAGCGCGGTGCCGACGAGACGATCAACTACGCGACCGAGAACCTCAAGGACCGCGCCAAGGAACTCACGAACGGCAACGGCGTCGACGTGGTCTACGACTGCGTCGGCGGTGACAAGGCCGAACTGGCCCTGCGGGCGATCGGGTGGGAAGGCCGCTTCCTGGTGATCGGGTTCACGGCCGGCATCCCGGCCATCCCGCTCAACCTGGCGCTGTTGAAGAGCTGCCAGATCATCGGGGTGTTCTACGGCGCGATGACGATGCGCGAGCCGGACAAGAACGCCGCCATCAGCCAGCAGTTGATCGACTGGGTCGCGAGCGGCGACCTGGCGCCGCACGTGTCGGAGCGCTTCCCGCTCGACCGGGCCGGCGAGGCGATGCGGGCCCTGATGGACCGCAAGGCGCTCGGCAAGCTCGTCGTCACGCCGTAG